One region of Bacterioplanoides sp. SCSIO 12839 genomic DNA includes:
- the nrdB gene encoding class Ia ribonucleoside-diphosphate reductase subunit beta — MAYTTFNRNEFDTFAQPMFFGEHVNVARYDQQKHKIFENLIEKQLSFFWRPEEVDLTNDRKDFLDLPEHEKHIFVSNLKYQTLLDSVQGRSPNVALLPVVSLPELETWIETWSFSETIHSRSYTHIVRNIVPNPAEIFDDITKNEHITKRAESVTKHYDDFIALSNYYIQLGEGTHTINGETIEVNLRELKRRMYRMMISVNVLEAIRFYVSFACSFAFAERAKMEGNAKIIKLIARDEALHLTGTQHMLQIMARGKDDPEFAEIAEECRGDMVTIFREAAEQEKEWAEYLFKDGSMIGLNKDILCQYVEYITNQRIGALGFDPIFETKNNPLPWINAWLNSDNVQVAPQEAEISSYLVGAIDSEVDTSDFGDFDL, encoded by the coding sequence ACCTTTGCTCAACCGATGTTTTTTGGTGAGCACGTCAACGTCGCACGTTACGACCAACAAAAACACAAAATTTTCGAAAACCTGATCGAAAAACAATTGTCGTTTTTCTGGCGTCCGGAGGAAGTGGATTTAACCAACGACCGTAAAGATTTTCTTGATTTACCAGAGCATGAGAAACATATTTTTGTTTCTAACCTGAAATACCAAACGTTGTTGGATTCGGTTCAGGGTCGCTCGCCAAACGTAGCACTTTTGCCGGTGGTATCTTTGCCAGAGCTGGAAACCTGGATTGAAACCTGGTCATTCAGTGAAACCATTCACAGCCGTTCGTACACCCATATCGTGCGCAATATCGTGCCTAACCCGGCCGAAATTTTTGACGATATCACCAAGAACGAACACATCACTAAACGTGCGGAATCGGTCACCAAGCATTACGACGACTTTATCGCGTTGTCTAACTATTACATCCAGTTAGGTGAAGGTACACATACGATTAATGGCGAGACCATTGAGGTCAACCTGCGTGAATTAAAGCGCCGTATGTACCGCATGATGATTTCCGTTAATGTACTGGAAGCCATCCGTTTTTACGTTAGCTTTGCTTGCTCATTTGCGTTTGCCGAACGCGCCAAAATGGAAGGCAATGCCAAAATCATCAAGTTAATTGCTCGTGATGAAGCCCTGCACTTAACCGGTACTCAGCATATGCTGCAGATTATGGCTCGTGGTAAAGACGACCCGGAATTTGCAGAAATTGCTGAAGAGTGCCGCGGTGATATGGTCACTATTTTCCGTGAAGCGGCGGAGCAGGAAAAAGAATGGGCTGAATACCTGTTTAAAGATGGCTCCATGATTGGCCTGAATAAAGATATCCTGTGCCAGTACGTAGAATACATCACCAACCAACGCATTGGTGCTCTGGGTTTTGACCCGATCTTTGAAACCAAAAACAACCCGCTGCCATGGATTAACGCCTGGTTAAACAGCGACAACGTGCAGGTTGCCCCACAGGAAGCAGAAATCAGCTCCTACCTGGTGGGTGCCATCGACAGTGAAGTCGATACCAGTGACTTTGGTGATTTTGATCTTTAA